Genomic window (uncultured Hyphomonas sp.):
CGCATGCCTGACAAACTGCTTCCATTTTTCAGAACGAAGTGTCGGACGAGCGCAATATTGGTCCACTAATTCGACGAGCGGTGGGTCGGATTGGACGATCCGCTTAGCGAAACCGCGCCTGAGCCTGAAATCGAGTTCACGCGCTGTCTCGCGGGCCAACGGGACGCTGACCGTCGGATAGGTGCCAATAAGATGACGGTGGCAATTGCGTTCGTAATAGAAGGTGATCTTGGATTTGTAGACGTGCACCAGAAAGCCTTTGATTTTCTCGTCCCAGTACCGAATGAAACCGCGCTCAGGTCGGGGGACGGTGCGTAATAGTCGGTCAGTCAGGTTGGCGGTTGGCATGGGCGCTCCAATGCAGTGGTGATGCAGCTACTTATGCGCAACATTTCGCAACCAAAGCGGGCACAAAACAACCAGATACTCAGGAATAACAGGGCTTTAGGTGCTGCTTGCGGTCAGATACAAACAAGAAGTTGAGCCTCATAACCTGAAGGTCGTAGGTTCAAATCCTACTCCCGCACCCAATCAGCCCCTGATTTCCTCACGGATTTCAGGGGCTTTTTTGCGTTTTGGGACTGGAGTGCAAGGCATGAGAAAGGCATGAGAGCGGCTGCCAGCGCATTCACTCAGGAAAGTCCGCCTGCTGAATACTCCCGAAAGCCTGGCCACTTCTCAAAATGTGCCTTCGATTTCCACAGCGCGGCCGGATACAGTTGCACGCACGCCGTAAATGTCGGCAAGCCGCTCTGGCGTAAGCGTTTCTTCCGGTGAGCCGTCCGCGACGATGCGGGAGTCTTTCATCCACACAATCCGCGTTGCATAGCGGGCAGCGAGTGAGATGTCGTGGAGCACAACAAGGGCGCCGCACCCGCCATCTACATAGTCCCTGACAATATCCATGATGCGGAACTGGTGCCGGGGGTCGAGCGCAGCTACAGGCTCGTCCGCCACCAGTAGCGGAGCATCCGCCGCAAAAGCGCGGGCACAATGTACGCGGGCAAGTTCGCCGCCTGACAATGTGTCCGTCTGCCTGTCGCTCAGCTCTGTCAGGTCGCATCGCGCTATCGCTTGGTCGACAGCGGCAGCGTCTTTCGCGCTCAGGCGGCCCGGCGCAGCACCATAAGCGTAGCGCCCGAGGGCGACGACATCGCGGACCGTATTGGGCCAGGCCAGCGGACGTTGCTGGGGCAGGTAGGCCACGCGGCGGGCGCGCTCGATGGGGGAGAGTTTCCCGCTGTCGGATCCATCAAGCGTCGCGAGACCCGCAGAGCGTTTCTCCAGGCCAAGGGCTGCCTTTAGCAGGCTGGTCTTGCCGGCTCCATTCGGGCCGAGCAGGGCGACGAGCTCTCCCGGAACAAGCCGGAGGCTGGCATCGCTCACCAGTGTGGTGGGGCCCGCCTTGACCGAGAGGTTTTGGGTCAGGAGTTCAGCCATTGAGCGCGCGCCTCCGCATGGCAATCCAGATGAAGGCCGGGGCGCCAATCAGGGCTGCAACAACGCCAAGCTTCAGCTCGTTCGTCGTCGGCAGGATCCGCACGCCAATGTCCGCGACGACGAGGAACAGGCCGGCCAGCAGGGCCGATGGGACGAGGGAGCGGGCCGGATCATGTTTCACGAACGGCCGGACAATGTGAGGCGCTACAATGCCGACAAAACCGATTGCCCCGGCCAGAGCGACAGAGCCGCCGGTCGCCAGGCCTGCGCCGAGAACAGTCAGGATACGTTGTTTACGTAGATCCAGGCCGACGCCGCTGGCGGCTTCCTCACCCAGTGTCAGGGCCGACAGTCCGCGCCGCGATACCATCAGGATAGCGCCACCGGCGAAGATGAACGGCGCAGCCAGTGCGAGGTCTTCAAAACTGCGATTGGCAACGGAGCCCAGCATCCAGTTGATCATGTCAGACAGGGAAAACGGATTGGGCGCGAGGTTCATGAGAAGGCTCATCGCTGCGCCGGCAAAGCTGGACAGGCCGACACCGATCAGGATTAGCGTGACAACAGAGCGGGTGCGGATTGCCGCGAGCGCGATCAGTGCCGTTGCCGCCAGCGCCCCGAGGATGGCGGCGACAGGCAGGGCCCAGGGAGAGAGTGCTGTCAGCCCATAATAAAGAGAGAAGGTTGCGAAGAGCGAGGCTGAGGCTGAAACGCCCAGCACGCCCGGTTCTGCGAGTGGGTTCCTCAAAAGGCCCTGCAGTGCCGCGCCGCTGATGCCGAGCGCTGCGCCGGTCAGATAGGCTGCCAGCGCGCGGGGCAGGCGGATCTGCCAGATAACAAGACGGTCGCCAGCGTCTGCGCCGCCAAAAAAGGCCGCGAGGACCCGGTCTGCCGGCATCGGGGTTGACCCAAGCAGGCAAGCGGCAAAGACCGCGCACACCGACGCGGCGATCAGCCCGGGGATAAGCAGGCGTCCCGTCACTCTTCACCGCCTTTCGCCAGCGCCTCAATGGCGTCCATGATGAACCAGCCGCTGCATGCGGTCCATGCGCCTTCCAGCTGGACCACATTCTGGCGTTCCACCTGTTGCCTCGCCATCGGGTGGTTCATCGGGCTCCACGATCCCGGCTGGTTTTCAAAACGGTGAAAAACGGCCGCTGCAATGACGTCCGGTTGTTCATAGGCCAGTTTTTCGAGGGGAATATCCCGCCAGCCGGGTTGTTCCTCGAAATTATCGAGCCCGGCGGCCTTCATCATTTCGTGGACCATGGATCCCGGCCCGGAGGTGACCCCGCCGGGGGTGACATAAAGAGCGGATTTTCGATCCGTCCGCTTGCTGATGGCTGCAAGACGCGCACGGAATTCTGCGATCAGCTGGCGGCCACGCTCGCTCTGGCCGAGGCCGTCCGCCATGTGCTGGATCAGGGCAGGAATTGAGCCGACTTCGCCATCATCGACATTTGATGTCCAGCCGACGGTCAGAACGGGAATGCCGGCGCGTTCAAAGAACGCCTCGGCATTCGGACCGCCGCCATAGGCCCGGACAACGAGGTCAGGCTTCAGGACTATCACATCTTCTGCGATGGGGCGCACCGTCGGCACGCCCTCTGCAGCTTCGTGCATGTAGGAGAATTCCTTGTCTCCATCGGGAGAGATGGCGAGGATCTGCTCGCGATCGGCGAGCTTCAGGACGTACTGATCGGAGCAGTAATCGAGACTGACGATCCGCATGGGCCGGGCAGTGCCTGACGCCTGCGTTTGGGTGGGGACACCGCAGGCAGCCAGGCCGGTCAACATAAGCAGGATCATCAGTCTCGACATTGCGCTACCTAGTAACGCAACCGGATGCCGACAGACCCGGACAGGCCGGGCGTGCCGTAACCGAGGATCTGCTGGTAGTCTTCGTCGAACAGGTTCTCGACCCGGCCATACAGCTCGACTTTATCGGTCAGATCGTAGCTTCCGGTCAGGTCGACCCGTGTCCAGCCGTCCAGAGTGGTGCCGTCCGTATTGGTTTCGTCGCCATTGTAGCGAACAAGGACTGCGCCGGAGAAAGGGCCTTCCGGATCGAGCGATACAGTGACGTCGCCGGAGTTTTCGGGCAGGCGGTAAAGCGGGTTTCCGTTGCCATCCTCGGCATCAATATAGGCGTAGTTCGCCGCGACGCCGAGCCAGTTGGTGAGCTCGTAGGACCCGAAGAGTTCGATCCCTTTCGATTTCACCAGAGCAATATTGTCGTATCCGGCCGTGTAGGAGAAGTCGATCATGTTCTCCGTGTCCTGGTCGAAATAGGTGATGCCGGCTCTGGCGCGGCCATCTTCAGACGTCCAGTCGATGCCGATGTCGAAGGCCTCGGACGTTTCCGGCTTCAGGTCGGCATTCGGTTCCGTCAGGCCACAGAATGTACAGATATAGGTTGACTGGAAGATGCTCGGGGCCTTGAAGCCCTGGCCCCAGCTGGCGCGCATCACGATCTGTTCGGTCGGCTGGTAGGCCGCTGCGATCCGTCCGGTCGTTTCCGATCCGAACTTGTCGTGATCGTCGAGCCGGAGGCCGCCCGTCAGCGTCAGCGTCTCTACAGGTTTGACTTCATAGAGCGCAAAATAACCGTCGATGGACGAGTCCGCGCCGTCTGCTGACGTGTCCTCATGCTCGGCCCCGAAGGACAGCTTGTTCCGGTCGTCGACAGTAAACGTACCTTGATAGCGATAGATCTGGCGGTCGCCATCGGCGGAAAAGCTGGAGGCGCCATTGGTGAAGTTCTCACGGCTGATGTCGGAATAGCCGATCATCAGCAGGTTTTCGAACCGCTTGTCGAAGAGAGGCGCCTTGAGGGTGATATTGCCGGACAGCGTCTCGTTCTTTGTGCTTTCGTCGCCATCGCCCACGCTACCCTGAGCGCCGAAGACGTAGCTGTCATAGTCAGCCTCGGCATCGTTCCACAGAACGCTTGCTTCCAGGCGGGCATCAGAAGGCAGGTTCAGCCCGCCCTTGGCGGAGAGTGTGGTCGCTTCGTAGCCATCGTCCTCATTGTTGCCATTGGCTTCATCGGCCTTGGAGATGCCATCTGTCGAGATACCGCTGGCGGAGAGGCGGAAGTCGCCGGTCTCGTTTGCATTGCCGATAGACGCGCCGCCGCGCAGCGTGTTGAAGGAGCCGTACTCCGCGAATGCGCTACCGCCCAGTCTTTCCTCGGCATCCTTTGTCGTGACTGAGACCACGCCGCCAATCGCATCGCTGCCCCAGAGGACAGATTGCGGGCCTTTGAGGACTTCGATGCGTTCAATGTCCGAGGTATCGAGAAAGGCGAAGTTGAAGCTGCCGTCTGTCACGGACGGGTCGCCGACCGGCACGCCGTCGACCAGGACGAGGGTCTGGCCGGTTGAGGCACCGCGGATGCGGACACTGGCTGCGCCGCCATAGCTGCCATTCTGGTTGATCGTGACACCGGGCGCAGACGCGACTGCGTCCAGAACAAAATCAAAATCCAGTTTCTTCAGATCTTCCGCGGTGATGATGCTGACGCTGGAGCCGATCTCTGCTTCTGTCTGGTTGAGACGTGAACCTTCGACGGTGATCGCTTCGAGCCTGTTTTCCCCGGAATCGGAGTCTTGCGCAGCGCCCGGCAGGACAAGGCAGACAGCTGCTGCGCCGAGCAAAGCCGTTTTATACGACATGGGTATTCCCCTCATGGCACCCCGCCGCCCGAAAGACAGGTGCGCGTTATAACGACGATTACTGGCCACATGGGTTTGCCATGCGGGCGGCCAGGCCGATTTTTCGGATGTCGTTACAAAAGGAGAGGCATATGCCTTCCCGCCCGCTGAGAACTGGTCCCGGTCTCCGGACGAACGACGCGATGGCAGGTCTCCTGGCTCACCGATCAATGCTTCTGGCCGCCTTCCCAGAGATCAGAGACTCCAGTGACTTAATTGGCCATCAGCTCCTGGCTGACAGTTGCGGGTACAGCACCGGATTTACACCGGCTTCCCTCTTAGCCCCCTGTTACAGAGGCACCATCTGTTGTGTCTGATGTTGCAAGCGCGAAGAGCTGTCAATAGGCGCCGGGTTGGGTAGGGGTCTGGAAATGCGCCGGAAATCCGCTCCGTACGCCAAGGCAGGCCATCCCGGTGACGTGCAAAAACACGTCGGATGGGCGAGGAGGCTGCGGTCGCGGCGGTTTGTCTCCGGGGGTATTTGTCCTCTGGTTTCACCCGCGCTGGGCGCGCAAGAAAAAACATCGACGGATTTTCCCTTCCGAATCGTTGGAATGGTCAGGCGGACGAACAAGGGGTTTAGGTCATGCGGCGAGTATTCTTCTGGGCACACTTTGCGATGGGGCTCGCGGCCGGTGTGTTCGTGCTGCTGATGTCCGTAACGGGCGTGCTGCTCACCTATGAACGTCAGATGGTATCGGCTGCTCAGAATGCGGCAGTTGAGGTGCCGGCAGAGGGCGAGCCGCTTTCCGTGGAAGCGCTGTCTGAAGCGGCGCTGGCCGCCGGTGGCGCGCCCGGGAATACGCTGACAATTCAGCGCAATCCGGCCCATGTCGCGACACTTTCGAAAGGCCGCCGGGATAATGCCTTGCTTGATCCGTATACAGGTGAAGTGATCGAGCATGCCGGCGAGGGGATGGAAGCCTTCTTCGGGCGGGTGATGCGGATCCACCGCTGGCTGGCCTTTACGGGAGGCCGGAATGATCTGGGCGCAGCGATCAATGGGGCGGCCAATCTCATCTTTGGAGCCTTGCTGATTTCCGGCGTAATCCTGTGGTGGCCGCGCAGGTGGAAGTGGCCACTGGTGAAGAGCCAGCTCTTCTTTCGCCGGGGCCTGCCGAATGCAAAGGCGCGGCACTATAACTGGCACCATGTGCTGGCGGCGTGGAGTTTCGTGCCGTTGTTCCTGATCATCGTTTCGGGTGCGGTCTTCTCCTACAGCTGGGCCAACAAGCTGGTTTATGCCGCGTTCGGGGAAACGCCGGGCGGACAAGGCAGGGGGCAGGCAGTTGCTGCCGCATCGCCGCCGCCAGAACTGGCAGGAGGCGTACTGCCGCTGGATCCGCTGGTAGAGCAGGCAACAAAAAGTTTCGGGAACTGGCGCCGATTGACCATCACGCTGCCGGAACCGGATGCCTCGACGCTGGACGTGACGGTCGATTGGGGGAATGGCATTCAGTCATCGAAGACGCGCAACCTGATTCTGGCGCGAGATGGCTCCGGCCTGATCGGAGAGCCGGTCGGTGACGTCTCCAGCCCGGCCCTGAAAATGCGCAGGTATCTGCGCTTTGTGCACACCGGTGAGATCTACGGCTTCATCGGGCAGACCCTCGCTGGGCTTGCTTCGATTGCCGCCATCATTCTGGTCTACACAGGCATTTCACTGGCGATCCGGCGGCTCCTCAGGATGAAACGGGCCGCCCGGCCCTGAACAGGCTAGGCCGGTTCGCTGCCGATGCGGACCTCTTCCTGCCGCAAGCCGTCGAACGCCATGTCGAGAGGTTTGTGAGCCAGAACGACCAGGGCGCGAGGCGACTCTTTTGTCCAGCGGGTGAGGTTAGCTGCGAGCCGGCTGGCAAGTTCGGCTTCCAGCCCGGCAAAGGGTTCGTCCAGGATGAGGATTTCCGGGTTTGCGAGCAAAGCTCGGGCAAGGCCGATGCGGCGTAATTCACCGCCGGAGAACGGCAGGTCGTTTTCCCCGAACAGGATTTCCAGTCCTTCCGGTTTTGCCGAAACGAACCCTTCCGCACAGGCGGTCTGCAGCGCGCGCCAGATCTGGTCTTCGGTTGCTTCCGGCGCGGCGAGGCGCATCTGGTCGGCCAGTGTCCCAGGCAGGAAAGCCGGGAATTGCGGGCTGATCGTTACATGCGCCAGGACGCTGGCGATGCGCACGGCTTCTGCCGGTGACTGTCCATAGCGGAGCATGTCGGGAGAGACCGGATGCAGGCGCATCAGCGCTTCGGCGACAGTGGTTTTGCCGCTGCCAGACGGACCGATCAGCTGCAACAAGGTGCCGGGCTCTATTGAGAAGCGCAAAGGACCGACCACGGGCGCGGTTGGTGCTGCCTGGGCCATCAGACCTTCTGCCGCGACGGGAAAGAGGCTGTCGAGCGCTTTCGCCGCTTCCAACGGCGGGTCCCAGCTGGCTTCCTCCGGATACAGGCGCGCGGCGAGCCGCGCAGCCGCAACACCGGACCGCGCACGTGCATCGAAAACCTTCAGCATGGCGCCGGTCGATTCGAATGCCGCCATCAAGGCCAGCGCCGCGCCGGTCGCCATCGCGATGCCGGACTGTGCTTCGCCCGCGCGCCACAGGACGAGCAGGGCGAGGGCCAGCCCAATCGTTGCTGTCAGTGTACCGAGATTGCGGTAAGGGGCCTCAATCGCATCGCGTGCGGCGACTTGATGTTCCAGCTGTTCCTGCGCCGTCGCCGCTTCGCGGTCAATCGCGCCCAGAATGTCCAGTTCCATCGCGTTTTCGATGAGGCGGGACGTCTGCTCCCGTGCGAGTTCCGCCTGCCGGGCGTGAGATTCAGCCGCCTGATGTGAGCGTTTGACGGCAGCGGCCGGGAAGGCCCAGCCGGTGCAGAGGAAGGCACCAAGGGCGAGCAGGCCGCTAATCCAGTCACTCGCGAACACAAAGCAGAGCGCGACGAGCACGCCCGCGACAACAGCGGCGGCCGGGCTGTAGACCCGCAGGAATCCGGCTTCTGCCGCATCGACATCATCGATGAGCGTGCTGAGCTCATTGGCCGGCATGGATGTAAAGCCGCGCTGTGTGGCGGCGCTGGCGGCGAAGAGGCGGGGGCGGAGCCGGGCAGACAGGCTGAGCGTCGCGTCGTGACCGATCAGCTGTTCGCCGTATTTCGTCAGCACACGTGAGAAGGCTGCGGCGCGGACACCGGCGCTTGGATAAAGGTGATTGAAGACATAGCCCGCGCCTGCCGACCCGGCGATGGCGGCGGCGGTGAGAAACCAGCCGGAGAGCCCCAGCAGAATGATGCTGGAGGCGCCGGCCAGAGCCGACAGCAGCAGGGCAAGCGCGAAACGGCGTTTCGCAGGCCGGCCAAGAAGACGCCAGAGCTTCAGCATTCGCTCACCTCCGGCACGCTTTGAGGCGCCAATCGGACGACTGTATCGCATGCCCCGATGAGCGGATCTGAGTGGGTGGCGACGAGAACGGTGCGCGATGTCGCCAGCGTCTTCAGTTTCTGCAGGAAGTCAGCTTCCGCATCGGGATCGAGGTGTGCCGTGGGCTCGTCCATCAGCAGGATCGGTGCGTTGCGGAGCAAGGCCCGGGCGAGCGCGATACGCTGGCGTTGTCCGCCGGACAGGCCAGCGCCGAACCGCGCGAGCTTCTGGTCAAGACCGCCCCGGCTGGCATCGGCAAAGTCGAGGATGCCTGCCTCGCGCGCGGCATCGGCGATCTCGTCATCGGTCGCCCCCGGCCGCGCAATGGCGATGTTCTCGCGGATGGTTCCTTCCATCAGCCAGGGGGTCTGGCCGATATAGGCGATGGAGTCTGCGAGGCTGTCTCCTGGGTTAAGCGTGTCTGACCCGGCCCGGACCGAGCCGCTGACCAAGCGCGCGCGCCCGATCAGCGCCTGCAGGACGGTGGATTTGCCTGAGCCGGATGGCCCGCTGAGAGCGGTTACCTTGCCCGGGCAGGCTTCAAAGGTGAGACCGGAGACCACGGAGGACCCGTTGCCCCAGCCAAGCGACACATCTTCAAACTCAATCGCAGGCGCTGATGGCAGCGGCGGAAGCTTCTTCACCGGGGTGGCATCGCTGCGGTCCAGCCAGGCAGAGAGCATGCCGGCTGCGGCTGCCGCATCGGCGCGGTCGTGGTGCAGGCTTGAGAGCTTGCGGATCGGGCTGAAGAATTCCGGCGCGAGGATCAGCGCGGTCAGCCCTTCTGCCAGTGTCAGTGTCTCGCCGGTGCCGAAGGGAAACACACCAAGCAGCTTGAAGCCGATATAGACGGCAACGAGGGCAATCGACACCGAAGCAAAAAACTCAAGCACAGCCGTGGAGAGAAATGCGACCCGAAGGATGGCCATGGTCCGGTCCCGCAGCTGAATGGAGGCGGCCTCCAGCGCGGCGGTTTCCCTGCGGATGCCGCGAAATGCCCGGATCAGTCCGGATTGAGCGGCGCGGGACTGGAATGCGCCTGACAGGCTGTCAAGCGCGGCCTGTTGCGCCTTGGCGCGGGCGGCGGTCTCGCTGGCTGTCAGCCAGATAAACAGCGGCAGCACCATGACCGACACCATCAGCAGGACGGCAGACAGCCACGTCTGTGTGGCGACGGCGATCAGGATCAGCACCGGCCCGGCCACGGCCAGCCGCATGCCCGGCAGCCACCTTGCGGTATAGCCTTCGAGCTTTGCTGTCCGGTCGATGATCTGCGCTGTGCGGGTGCCTGTATCGGCGCCGCCCAGCCATCCGGCACCGGCGCCGGACAGGGTTTCGAACAGGTCGGCCCGGGTTGTGTTCACCATGGTTTGCCCGGCGCGCGCGAGCAGGATGTCCCCAGCCCACGCAGCGGCACCTCTGACCAGAACCCCGATTGCGGCGACCGGCAAGCCTATGCCCGGCGGGCGGCCTTCGGCCATGGCACTGACACCGTGTCCAATTCCCCAGGCGATCGCGATCCAGCCGGCCATGGCTGCCAGCTGGCACAGCAAGCCCAGGTTGACGGCGCGCTGCGAAGGCGCCGTCCACCGCTTAAGGGCGGTTCGGGATCGAATTTTGTCAGAAATATCAGAGGTTTCCGGCATATCGCACAGTTAGGTCTTATAAGTGTTATATTGCATGCGACTTTTTGCGCTATCGTTTATTAAGGGTGCCCGGCATAAATGTGCCGACATGAATACGAGAGACCGCAGCATCATGTGGTCAGGAGATAACCATGCCTGAACTATTAGTCGCTGACCTGTCGCGCTGGCAATTTGCGCTGACAGCCATGTACCATTTTCTTTTCGTGCCACTGACGCTTGGGCTTTCCATGCTGCTAGTGGTCATGGAAGGCGCTTATGTGATGACCGGCAAGGAGGTGTGGCGACGCACCACCAAGTTCTGGGGCAACCTGTTCGGAATTAACTTCGTTCTGGGTGTCGCGACCGGTATCACGATGGAATTCCAGTTCGGGATGAACTGGTCCTATTATTCACACTATGTGGGCGACATTTTCGGTGCGCCGCTGGCGATTGAAGGCCTGATGGCGTTCTTCCTCGAAGCAACGCTCGTTGGCCTGATGTTCTTCGGCTGGGACAAGCTGTCCCGGCCGGCGCACTGGATGGTGACCTTCCTCGTGGCGTTGGGCTCGAACCTGTCGGCCCTGTGGATCCTCATCGCCAATGGCTGGATGCAGAACCCCGTTGGGTCTGAGTTCAATCCGGACACGATGCGGATGGAAGTCACCAACTTCATGGAAGTGCTGTTCAACCCGGTTGCACAGGCCAAATTCGTCCACACGGTCAGCGCCGGTTATGTGACGGCATCGGTTTTCGTGCTTGGCATTTCGGCTTGGTACGTTCTGAAAAACCGGCACCTTGGTCTCGCCAAGCGGTCGATGGCTGTCGCAGCCAGCTTCGGTCTTCTGTCAGCCTTGTCGGTTGTCGTCCTCGGTGACGAAAGCGGCTATGCCCTGACGGATAACCAGAAAATGAAACTCGCAGCGCTGGAAGCCATGTGGGAAACGGAGCCCGCTCCGGCCGGCCTGACCGTTATCGGCATCCCGAACCAGGCTGAGCACAAGACCGACTATGCGATCCATGTCCCGTACGTGCTGGGCCTGATCGCCACGCGGTCTCTGGATGGTGAAGTGGAAGGTATCCTGCCGCTGGTCGCTGTCGCGGAAGACCGGATCGAAAATGGTATCCGCGCCTACAAGGCCGTGGAAACGCTGAACGGAGATCCGAACAATATCGAGGCCCGGGAAATCTTCGAGCAGACGAAGCAGGACCTTGGCTATGCGATGCTGCTGAAGCGCTATGTCGACGATCCGGCAACGGCGGACCGTGCGACGATCGAGAAGGCCGCCATGGATACGGTTCCCAATGTGGCCATGGCTTTCTTCTCATTCCGCTTCATGGCCGGGATCGGTTTCCTGTTCATCGCGGTGTTCGCCGTGGCGTTCTATTTCGTCAGCCTGAAACGCAATGTGCCGCGCTGGTTCCTGTATCTGGCATTGTACTCAATCCCGCTCCCATGGATTGCGGCTGAACTCGGCTGGCTCCTTGCTGAAACCGGACGCCAGCCCTGGGTCATCGACGGTGTGCTGCCAACCTTCATGGGCGTCTCCAGCCTTTCGGCAACACAGGTGATCATGACGATGGTGGGCTTCACCTTGCTCTATGGCACGCTCGCTGTGATCGAGATCACCCTGATGGTCCGTGCCGTGAAACTTGGCCCCGGTGCCCGCATCCTGCCGAAAGGCATTGGAGGCGGCGTGGCCGATACTCCCGATCAAACCGTGCCGGCCCGTCCGCGCACAATCCAGTTCGACAAATAGGAGGACAGGATAATGGAACTTCCTCTCGACTATGCAACGCTGAAAGTCCTCTGGTGGGGCCTCGTGGGCGTGCTGCTCATCGGCTACGCCCTGACGGACGGCTATGACCTCGGTGTCGCATCCTTGCTGCCCTTCGTGGCGAAGACAGACAAGGAACGCCGTCTCGTCATCAATTCCATCGGCCCAATGTGGGAAGGCCACCAGGTGTGGCTGATCACGGGCGGTGGCGCCCTGTTCGCCGCCTGGCCTTATGTTTACGCGATCAGTTTTTCAGGGTTCTACCTGGCCATGTTCGTGGTGCTGGCTGCGCTGATATTGAGGCCGGTCGGGTTCAAGTACCGGTCAAAACGGGAAAGCACGACCTGGCGCACCTCCTGGGACTGGGCGCTGTTCGTCGGCGGCTTCG
Coding sequences:
- a CDS encoding cytochrome ubiquinol oxidase subunit I → MPELLVADLSRWQFALTAMYHFLFVPLTLGLSMLLVVMEGAYVMTGKEVWRRTTKFWGNLFGINFVLGVATGITMEFQFGMNWSYYSHYVGDIFGAPLAIEGLMAFFLEATLVGLMFFGWDKLSRPAHWMVTFLVALGSNLSALWILIANGWMQNPVGSEFNPDTMRMEVTNFMEVLFNPVAQAKFVHTVSAGYVTASVFVLGISAWYVLKNRHLGLAKRSMAVAASFGLLSALSVVVLGDESGYALTDNQKMKLAALEAMWETEPAPAGLTVIGIPNQAEHKTDYAIHVPYVLGLIATRSLDGEVEGILPLVAVAEDRIENGIRAYKAVETLNGDPNNIEAREIFEQTKQDLGYAMLLKRYVDDPATADRATIEKAAMDTVPNVAMAFFSFRFMAGIGFLFIAVFAVAFYFVSLKRNVPRWFLYLALYSIPLPWIAAELGWLLAETGRQPWVIDGVLPTFMGVSSLSATQVIMTMVGFTLLYGTLAVIEITLMVRAVKLGPGARILPKGIGGGVADTPDQTVPARPRTIQFDK